One genomic window of Candidatus Poribacteria bacterium includes the following:
- the hisA gene encoding 1-(5-phosphoribosyl)-5-[(5-phosphoribosylamino)methylideneamino]imidazole-4-carboxamide isomerase, whose translation MYILPAIDLRGGKCVNLVQGIASQETIFSDAPVEMALRWEAEGAEYLHLVDLDGAFQGESANLHIVIQIIAELDIPIQLGGGIRSMEQLRTVLALGVDRVILGTVALKQPGLVKQACAKYGARVAVGIDARDGRVATDGWLEVSKKSAVEFAQEMSEVQTFIYTDIKSDGMLKGPNVDATADIIDAVTADVIASGGVTSLADIAALKQIGASGAIIGRALYTGDLTLSDAIATAR comes from the coding sequence TTGTATATCCTACCCGCCATCGATCTTCGCGGTGGCAAGTGTGTGAATTTAGTACAGGGTATCGCCTCACAGGAGACAATCTTCTCGGACGCACCTGTAGAAATGGCATTGCGCTGGGAAGCCGAGGGCGCGGAATACTTGCACCTCGTGGATCTCGACGGCGCGTTTCAGGGTGAATCGGCGAACCTCCACATTGTCATCCAAATTATTGCTGAACTTGATATTCCTATCCAGCTGGGGGGTGGCATCCGCAGTATGGAACAATTAAGAACAGTGTTGGCGTTAGGCGTAGATCGCGTCATTTTAGGGACGGTTGCGCTCAAACAACCGGGGTTAGTGAAACAGGCGTGTGCCAAATACGGCGCGCGTGTCGCTGTCGGTATTGATGCCAGAGATGGAAGGGTCGCCACGGACGGATGGTTAGAGGTCTCCAAAAAATCTGCTGTCGAATTTGCCCAAGAAATGTCGGAGGTCCAAACGTTTATCTACACCGACATCAAAAGCGATGGAATGCTCAAAGGTCCCAATGTTGACGCAACCGCTGATATTATTGATGCTGTCACTGCGGATGTAATTGCTTCAGGGGGTGTCACGTCGCTCGCTGACATAGCCGCTTTGAAGCAAATTGGTGCCAGCGGTGCGATTATCGGACGTGCTTTGTATACCGGCGACCTCACCCTGTCAGATGCAATCGCTACAGCACGTTAG
- the rfaE2 gene encoding D-glycero-beta-D-manno-heptose 1-phosphate adenylyltransferase, whose product MSNQKIHNHSELASILQQAKADGDIVVTTNGCFDVLHLGHLRYLQAARQLGDLLVVAINSDSSVRQLKGENRPLVPEEERAEMLAGLECVDYVVIFPEATPIDLLSELKPNIHVKGGDYKLEQLIERDVVEANGGKVIVGLNVPGKSTTNLIEVICDRYGDTDKEN is encoded by the coding sequence ATGTCAAACCAAAAAATCCATAACCATAGTGAACTGGCATCTATCCTTCAGCAAGCGAAAGCAGACGGAGACATTGTTGTTACGACCAACGGTTGTTTTGATGTCCTGCACTTAGGGCATCTCCGGTATCTTCAGGCGGCGCGCCAGCTCGGCGATCTGCTCGTGGTAGCGATTAATAGCGACAGTTCAGTCCGACAACTTAAGGGCGAAAATCGTCCACTTGTGCCTGAAGAAGAACGCGCGGAGATGCTCGCCGGATTGGAATGTGTTGATTACGTCGTCATCTTTCCAGAAGCAACGCCAATTGATTTGCTCTCCGAACTCAAACCGAATATCCATGTTAAAGGTGGCGACTATAAACTGGAACAGCTCATCGAAAGAGATGTCGTTGAGGCAAACGGCGGTAAGGTTATCGTCGGTTTAAACGTCCCGGGTAAATCCACAACGAATCTCATCGAAGTGATATGTGACCGCTACGGAGATACTGATAAGGAAAATTAA
- a CDS encoding glycoside hydrolase family 88 protein, whose amino-acid sequence MQINDSLRVTDLKPQIERLFECSGQKILAIEDTWLPENGTPVFTVAGTYTTRGWTEWTQGFQFGSAILQFDATGDEQFLEIGRRNTIEKMAPHVTHIGVHDHGFNNVSTYGNLRRLMREGVIPWNDSEMDFYELALKASAAVQAARWTRIQDGTGYIASFNGPHSLFSDTIRSLRALGLGHTLGAVLMGEGDAAISLLERLLQHSQTTATYNVYYGDGRDAFDLRGRVVHESIFNTNDGNYRCPSTQQGYSPFTTWTRGLAWIVTGYAEQLEFFDTLPADILEPYGGYDLATAHMRKAAEATADFYIENTAQDGIPYWDTGAPGLAELGEYLAKPSDPYNDLEPVDSSAAAIAAQGLIRLGNYLRKHGESEAGNSYYQAGLTVAKTLFAEPYLSESESHQGLLLHSVYHRPNGWDYVPEGRKIPCGEASMWGDYHARELAVLLWREIVEKPYLTFF is encoded by the coding sequence ATGCAGATAAACGATTCATTACGTGTCACCGATCTAAAACCTCAGATTGAGAGGCTTTTTGAATGTTCAGGTCAAAAGATTTTAGCCATAGAGGACACATGGCTCCCCGAAAACGGGACACCCGTTTTTACGGTTGCTGGCACCTACACAACACGCGGTTGGACGGAGTGGACACAAGGGTTTCAGTTCGGCTCCGCTATCCTTCAATTTGATGCCACTGGCGATGAGCAGTTCCTTGAGATCGGTAGACGGAACACGATTGAGAAGATGGCACCGCACGTGACACACATCGGTGTCCACGATCACGGGTTCAATAATGTCTCGACTTATGGCAACCTCCGGCGTTTGATGCGGGAGGGTGTGATTCCGTGGAACGATAGTGAGATGGATTTCTATGAACTCGCACTGAAAGCCTCCGCTGCCGTGCAAGCGGCTCGCTGGACCCGTATTCAAGATGGGACCGGATACATCGCCTCTTTCAACGGACCGCATTCGCTCTTCTCAGACACTATCCGTTCTTTGCGCGCTTTAGGACTTGGGCATACCCTCGGTGCAGTGCTCATGGGTGAGGGTGATGCCGCTATCAGTCTACTGGAACGCCTGCTCCAACATTCACAGACCACAGCAACCTATAACGTCTACTACGGCGACGGACGTGACGCATTCGATCTGCGTGGACGGGTTGTGCATGAATCTATCTTCAATACGAACGATGGGAACTACCGTTGTCCCAGTACACAGCAGGGATATTCCCCGTTTACGACATGGACGCGCGGACTCGCATGGATTGTTACGGGGTACGCCGAGCAACTCGAGTTTTTTGATACGTTACCCGCAGATATACTTGAACCTTACGGCGGATATGATCTGGCAACGGCACACATGCGCAAAGCCGCGGAAGCCACTGCCGATTTCTATATTGAGAACACAGCACAGGATGGAATCCCGTATTGGGATACAGGTGCTCCCGGTTTAGCGGAACTCGGTGAATATTTGGCTAAACCTTCGGACCCGTATAACGATCTCGAACCCGTAGATAGCTCCGCCGCGGCGATTGCGGCACAGGGCTTAATTCGACTCGGCAACTATCTCAGAAAGCACGGCGAGTCGGAGGCAGGGAATTCCTATTACCAAGCAGGCTTGACAGTCGCGAAGACGCTCTTTGCTGAACCGTATCTCTCTGAATCTGAGTCGCATCAGGGATTGCTCTTGCATTCGGTGTATCACCGTCCGAACGGATGGGATTATGTGCCGGAGGGCAGAAAGATTCCATGCGGAGAGGCTTCGATGTGGGGTGATTACCACGCCCGCGAACTCGCAGTCCTCTTATGGCGAGAGATCGTCGAAAAACCGTATCTAACGTTTTTCTAA
- a CDS encoding AAA family ATPase, which yields MNENKDTQQHPKVEIAVKNFGPIAEANIDLRPLTVFVGPSNTGKTYFATLVYALHGVLAGFPRYPLLNHALFSLPKAVFGSDSFDGVIETMDEVKKFNQLVEKIKIINKQFKFLELPQDIREKVRSELKNLLVFEEELKRCFDLKSIAKLPRSDNGRYHRMDVSLSVSEAGQELWAVKMKNSGDSIIINDRVNENMVVNPVELIGPHAIRYLRRYYLPSSRSGIMQNHKIIASSSVALVSYPFMEGSSDIATLSGGLADFLRLLILYEEPDTPNDELFTIAKLLETGVLAGDIVTKSSPSGHSEFLYRPQGMEENILVSQASSMVSELAPLVLFLRSGIKPGDTLIIEEPEAHLHPGAQADMAVILARLVRAGVKVIITTHSDWLLQEISNLTLEGLLEEEADEPSSWLLPEEVGVWHFQKDQPVKEIPFKPREGISPEDYEDVAEGLYNRSVNLQQKLEKKKGKSERESV from the coding sequence ATGAATGAAAACAAAGACACACAGCAACACCCAAAAGTTGAAATAGCAGTCAAAAATTTCGGTCCCATTGCGGAAGCGAACATCGATCTGCGTCCGTTGACGGTGTTTGTCGGTCCCAGCAATACAGGAAAAACCTATTTTGCCACGCTGGTGTATGCTTTGCATGGTGTCCTTGCGGGGTTCCCGCGATATCCTTTATTGAACCACGCTCTATTTTCCTTACCTAAAGCCGTGTTCGGGTCAGACTCTTTCGATGGTGTGATTGAGACAATGGATGAAGTAAAAAAATTTAATCAATTAGTTGAAAAAATAAAAATAATTAACAAACAATTCAAGTTTTTAGAACTTCCTCAGGACATCCGTGAGAAAGTGAGATCTGAACTCAAGAATCTACTGGTTTTTGAGGAAGAACTTAAACGCTGCTTTGATCTGAAGTCGATTGCCAAATTACCTCGGTCGGACAACGGACGGTACCATAGAATGGATGTTTCTTTATCGGTTAGTGAAGCAGGTCAAGAACTCTGGGCGGTTAAGATGAAAAATTCCGGCGATAGCATCATAATAAATGATCGAGTTAACGAGAACATGGTTGTTAATCCTGTGGAATTAATTGGACCACATGCTATCAGATATTTGCGAAGGTATTATCTGCCGTCTTCTCGAAGTGGAATAATGCAAAATCATAAAATAATTGCAAGTTCATCTGTAGCACTTGTTAGTTACCCATTCATGGAAGGTTCCTCAGATATTGCGACGTTATCGGGAGGACTTGCAGACTTCCTACGGCTGCTGATACTCTACGAAGAACCTGATACGCCTAACGATGAATTGTTTACAATTGCCAAATTATTAGAGACTGGTGTACTCGCCGGTGACATAGTCACAAAATCTTCTCCAAGTGGGCACTCAGAATTTCTCTACCGTCCACAGGGAATGGAGGAAAATATTCTTGTGAGTCAAGCCTCTTCAATGGTATCTGAACTCGCTCCATTGGTACTATTTCTACGGAGTGGTATCAAACCCGGTGATACACTCATCATTGAAGAACCGGAAGCGCACCTACATCCGGGTGCCCAAGCAGACATGGCGGTCATCCTCGCGCGTTTGGTTCGTGCGGGGGTAAAAGTGATTATCACAACACATAGTGATTGGCTACTTCAGGAAATAAGCAATCTAACTCTTGAGGGACTGCTAGAGGAAGAGGCTGACGAGCCTTCCAGTTGGTTATTACCGGAAGAGGTCGGCGTATGGCATTTCCAAAAAGATCAACCTGTGAAGGAAATTCCCTTTAAACCCAGAGAAGGTATCTCTCCAGAGGATTATGAGGATGTTGCCGAAGGACTCTACAACCGCTCAGTGAATCTCCAACAGAAATTAGAAAAAAAGAAAGGTAAGAGCGAGCGTGAATCTGTATGA
- a CDS encoding Gfo/Idh/MocA family oxidoreductase, translating to MKITFIGVGGITRSYRQSLNQLERPIAAICDINAERGATIATEENATAYTDHGEMLQTEKPDVVFICIPPGAHTTQVADAAASGAAVFVAKPVAQNLETAQHARDAIAAAGVINQVGYMARYSDITAKAKELVGDRQLTMGIGRFLTRMGAGHPWWGKYEVSRGQMVEQTTHVFDLIRYFLGDVANVHAYGIKGVSERIADFEECTVCNMQFESGAVGSITSTCVARAHDHFAAELVGDDFYLKLTLDLGLRGQISGEEIDYTGTEAGYFRQVEQFVNAVEANDQGLVIAPYADAVKSLAVTLAANRSMETGQVERIEG from the coding sequence GTGAAAATTACTTTTATCGGTGTTGGTGGTATCACCAGAAGTTACCGCCAAAGCCTCAATCAGCTCGAACGTCCGATTGCGGCAATCTGTGATATAAATGCCGAACGCGGTGCGACTATTGCCACTGAAGAGAATGCGACAGCATACACCGACCACGGTGAGATGCTACAGACAGAAAAACCTGATGTCGTATTCATCTGTATCCCGCCCGGAGCGCACACAACACAGGTTGCTGACGCAGCAGCATCTGGCGCGGCAGTCTTTGTTGCGAAACCCGTTGCACAGAATTTGGAAACCGCTCAACACGCTCGCGATGCGATTGCCGCTGCCGGTGTTATCAACCAAGTCGGTTATATGGCGCGCTACAGCGACATCACTGCGAAAGCGAAAGAACTCGTTGGAGATCGGCAACTTACCATGGGGATTGGACGGTTTCTCACAAGGATGGGTGCCGGGCATCCATGGTGGGGAAAATACGAGGTATCCCGCGGACAGATGGTCGAGCAAACGACCCACGTCTTTGACCTCATCCGCTACTTCCTCGGCGATGTTGCAAACGTTCATGCCTACGGTATCAAGGGGGTTTCTGAGAGGATTGCTGACTTTGAGGAGTGCACCGTCTGCAATATGCAGTTTGAGAGCGGTGCGGTGGGGAGTATCACCAGCACCTGCGTTGCTCGCGCACACGACCATTTCGCAGCCGAGTTGGTGGGTGATGACTTCTATCTCAAACTCACGCTTGATCTCGGATTGCGCGGACAAATCAGCGGTGAGGAGATCGATTACACTGGCACGGAAGCGGGTTACTTCCGACAGGTTGAGCAGTTCGTTAATGCGGTTGAGGCAAACGATCAGGGATTGGTTATTGCCCCCTACGCCGATGCTGTCAAGTCGCTTGCTGTTACACTCGCGGCGAACCGTTCAATGGAAACGGGGCAGGTTGAGCGGATTGAGGGATAA